A genomic window from Agreia sp. COWG includes:
- a CDS encoding nitrate/nitrite transporter, whose product MPRPTIAGSSLDRRLMLIWGAGVLAYIVSIVNRTSLSAVGTEASARFHADASTLSLFAVLQLLVYGAMQIPVGLLLDRFGSRRVMTFGMLLMASGQLVMALTPDVHIAIAARVLLGAGDAAIFPSILRVIAAWFPAKRAPIVIQITGLLGQFGQIVSVIPLAALLHATSWPTAFVSLAGVGVLAGILTFAVVRNEPEKTGAITVVTSRPDLRRGFVDAWKHPGTRLAFWSHFSTPFAGNAFALLWGYPFLVQGLGLDVGIASLIFTFYVLVGIVVGPIVGAASARHPFRRSWIVLAVVFSQAALWSLVIAWPGAAPLPVIFILAAALCAGGPGSMIAFDLTRAHNPAQRLGTATGIVNGGGFLASVIAILCIGIAMDAQGAGTPSTYSLDAFKMAFLVQFPIWAIGIAGLVRERRRTRAVMAARGIHLPRIRDVIGRRR is encoded by the coding sequence ATGCCTAGGCCCACGATCGCGGGCAGCTCGCTCGACCGCAGGCTCATGCTGATCTGGGGCGCCGGGGTGCTGGCCTACATCGTCTCGATCGTGAACCGCACCTCGCTGTCGGCGGTCGGAACCGAGGCGTCGGCCCGTTTTCATGCCGACGCGTCGACGCTCTCGCTCTTCGCCGTGCTGCAGCTGCTGGTCTACGGCGCGATGCAGATTCCCGTGGGGCTGCTGCTCGACCGGTTCGGCTCCCGTCGGGTGATGACCTTCGGAATGCTGCTGATGGCATCCGGCCAGCTCGTGATGGCGCTCACGCCCGATGTGCACATCGCCATCGCCGCACGCGTGCTGCTCGGAGCCGGCGACGCCGCGATCTTCCCGAGCATCCTGCGCGTCATCGCGGCCTGGTTTCCGGCCAAGCGCGCACCGATCGTCATTCAGATCACCGGACTGCTCGGCCAGTTCGGCCAGATCGTCTCGGTCATTCCGCTCGCCGCCCTGCTGCACGCCACCAGCTGGCCCACGGCCTTCGTCTCTCTCGCCGGGGTCGGGGTGTTGGCCGGCATCCTGACCTTCGCCGTCGTACGCAACGAGCCCGAGAAGACGGGCGCGATCACGGTTGTGACGTCGCGACCCGATCTGCGGCGGGGGTTTGTGGATGCCTGGAAGCACCCCGGCACCCGGCTCGCGTTCTGGTCGCACTTCTCCACCCCGTTCGCCGGAAACGCGTTCGCGCTGCTGTGGGGCTACCCCTTTCTCGTGCAGGGGCTCGGCCTCGACGTGGGGATCGCCTCGCTGATCTTCACGTTCTACGTGCTCGTCGGCATCGTGGTCGGCCCCATCGTGGGCGCGGCCTCGGCGCGGCATCCATTTCGGCGCTCGTGGATCGTGCTCGCCGTCGTCTTCTCTCAGGCCGCCCTCTGGAGCCTGGTCATCGCGTGGCCCGGTGCCGCTCCCCTGCCCGTGATCTTCATCCTCGCCGCCGCACTCTGCGCCGGCGGCCCCGGCTCGATGATCGCGTTCGACCTCACCCGCGCTCACAACCCGGCGCAGCGGCTGGGCACCGCCACGGGAATCGTGAATGGCGGCGGCTTCCTCGCCAGCGTGATCGCCATTCTCTGCATCGGCATCGCGATGGATGCGCAGGGTGCGGGAACGCCCTCGACCTACTCCCTCGACGCGTTCAAGATGGCCTTCCTCGTGCAGTTCCCCATCTGGGCCATCGGCATCGCCGGCCTGGTGCGCGAACGCCGCCGCACCCGCGCGGTGATGGCGGCCAGAGGCATCCACCTGCCCCGAATCCGCGACGTGATCGGCCGGCGGCGATGA
- a CDS encoding ROK family protein, whose translation MIHPLHSALEVVIAIDIGGTTVKGAAVDFAGTLVARQTTSTFDAGRDAYASVVAVTRRLVDEAAAAGFRATGIGIATPGLVDSDSGTVRFAANLGWESFPLRELLEAELPVTVRIGHDARMAAIAELAAQDAGEGYDTDYDNALIIPIGTGVSAAVVTGGVLVAGATAAAGELGHMQVIPNGALCSCGQHGCIEAYASGTTILDRYRQQGGTLASSTEAIAASIDTDPVAARVWGDAVTALAIGLSGLTAVLDPAVIVIGGGVSAAGDTLIAPLREAVAARLGWRSTPRIERSALGAQGGLIGAAIIGWADRVPDAGFARQASLSLASSGAAPSTGAAPVTAGIVTGGTAGPKGAPHA comes from the coding sequence GTGATCCACCCCCTGCACTCGGCCCTCGAGGTCGTGATCGCCATCGACATCGGCGGCACCACCGTGAAGGGCGCAGCCGTCGACTTCGCCGGAACGCTGGTCGCCCGGCAGACGACTTCGACCTTCGATGCCGGTCGTGACGCCTATGCGAGCGTCGTCGCGGTCACACGCCGGCTCGTCGACGAGGCGGCGGCGGCGGGCTTCAGGGCGACGGGCATCGGCATCGCGACACCCGGCCTCGTCGACTCCGACTCGGGCACCGTGCGGTTCGCCGCGAACCTGGGTTGGGAGTCGTTTCCCCTTCGCGAGCTGCTCGAGGCCGAACTTCCGGTGACGGTGCGCATCGGCCACGACGCGCGCATGGCCGCGATCGCCGAGCTGGCGGCCCAGGATGCCGGCGAGGGCTACGACACGGACTACGACAACGCGCTGATCATTCCGATCGGCACCGGCGTCTCTGCCGCCGTGGTCACGGGCGGCGTGCTCGTGGCAGGAGCAACGGCCGCAGCCGGCGAACTCGGCCACATGCAGGTCATCCCGAACGGCGCGCTCTGCTCGTGCGGGCAGCACGGCTGCATCGAGGCCTACGCCTCGGGAACGACCATCCTCGATCGGTACCGACAGCAGGGTGGCACGCTGGCGTCGTCGACCGAGGCCATCGCAGCCTCGATCGATACCGATCCGGTGGCGGCCCGGGTCTGGGGCGATGCGGTGACGGCCCTCGCCATCGGGCTGTCTGGCCTCACGGCTGTGCTCGATCCGGCCGTGATCGTGATCGGCGGCGGCGTCTCCGCCGCCGGCGACACCCTCATCGCACCCTTGCGCGAGGCAGTCGCCGCCCGGCTCGGTTGGAGGTCGACGCCGCGCATCGAGCGATCTGCTCTCGGGGCCCAGGGCGGGCTGATCGGGGCGGCCATCATCGGCTGGGCCGATCGCGTGCCGGATGCGGGCTTCGCCCGGCAGGCCTCCCTCTCGCTGGCGTCCTCCGGCGCGGCACCCTCGACCGGTGCCGCACCCGTGACCGCCGGAATAGTGACCGGCGGAACCGCAGGGCCGAAGGGAGCACCCCATGCCTAG
- a CDS encoding ROK family transcriptional regulator, translating into MTRVELFRESEYATGSVGDIFRLIRSGTANSRSALARQIGMAPSTISLRIDALVRLGLISEAGDEQSRGGRRARSLEVSAGAGFVGAMDVGAHHVQVGIADLGGTMLAVHDVPVAIEDGPAPASESLWAALLALIAANQLDESQLLGVAIGLPAPIEYPSGRVVLPSFMPSWHNADLPGLFAELTSIPVLIENDANLIALAEQTLGGESSDQLLAIKLGTRIGCGIISEGRLHRGVGGAAGEISHTSVQGTSTISCVCGTPNCLESVASGGAIVARLAQLGYSVKTAADVVELGRGGDAQVVDILRSAGTSIGGVLASIVNFFNPRDVILGGAMSASAPLVAAIRAELFQRCLPLVGNDLDVRAARSPGDAGVRGAAHLILEEVLAPARIEQLVRELDDAPASTPDRTARTARSA; encoded by the coding sequence ATGACACGTGTAGAGCTTTTCCGAGAGTCGGAATACGCCACCGGTTCGGTGGGCGACATCTTTCGCCTGATCCGCTCCGGTACGGCGAATTCCCGCTCGGCTCTCGCGCGCCAGATCGGCATGGCGCCCTCGACGATATCGCTCAGGATCGATGCTCTCGTTCGGCTCGGCCTCATCAGCGAGGCCGGCGACGAGCAGTCCCGAGGCGGGCGGCGGGCCCGGTCGCTCGAGGTCTCGGCCGGTGCCGGCTTCGTGGGGGCCATGGATGTCGGGGCTCACCACGTGCAGGTCGGCATCGCCGACCTGGGCGGCACGATGCTCGCCGTCCACGACGTTCCCGTGGCGATCGAGGATGGCCCCGCCCCGGCGTCCGAGTCGCTCTGGGCAGCCCTCCTGGCCCTGATCGCCGCGAACCAGCTCGACGAGTCGCAGCTGCTCGGCGTGGCCATCGGACTACCCGCCCCCATCGAGTACCCGAGCGGCCGTGTTGTTCTGCCCTCGTTCATGCCCAGCTGGCACAACGCCGACCTGCCCGGCCTGTTCGCCGAGCTCACGAGCATCCCGGTGCTCATCGAGAACGACGCGAATCTGATCGCGCTGGCCGAACAGACGCTGGGCGGCGAGAGCAGCGACCAGCTGCTGGCCATCAAGCTCGGCACCCGCATCGGCTGCGGCATCATCTCAGAAGGGCGGCTGCACCGCGGAGTGGGCGGCGCCGCAGGCGAGATCAGCCACACCTCGGTGCAGGGCACCTCGACGATCTCGTGCGTATGCGGCACGCCGAACTGCCTCGAGTCCGTGGCGAGCGGCGGCGCGATCGTGGCCCGACTCGCCCAGCTCGGCTACAGCGTGAAGACGGCCGCCGACGTGGTCGAGCTCGGCCGCGGCGGCGACGCGCAGGTCGTCGACATCCTGCGCAGCGCCGGCACCTCGATCGGCGGAGTCCTGGCCTCCATCGTGAACTTCTTCAATCCACGCGACGTGATCCTGGGCGGGGCCATGTCGGCGTCGGCACCCCTGGTCGCCGCCATCCGGGCCGAGCTCTTTCAGCGCTGCCTGCCCCTCGTCGGCAACGACCTCGACGTGCGCGCCGCGCGCAGCCCCGGCGATGCCGGCGTGCGCGGCGCGGCTCACCTGATTCTCGAAGAGGTGCTGGCGCCGGCCCGCATCGAGCAGCTCGTCAGAGAGCTCGACGATGCGCCGGCCTCGACCCCCGACCGCACGGCCCGCACGGCCCGATCCGCCTGA
- a CDS encoding extracellular solute-binding protein — MNGKKRNWTGVIAVSIAVALSLTACAPGGAAAPAASSGPVSKDVAGAGDVTLTVWDQNTDEGITDAQEKLNAAFSAKYPNVKIDRVTQSFADLKTTLKLALSGDNPPDVIQANQGYPDMGAFVEGGLIRSLNDYDGLYDWSSYYPQSLLKINSFSADGKTWQGDNLYGVSQTGEVVGIYYNKKILAQLGVDAPTTLDEFEADMAAAKAAGILPMAYGDIEKSPGIHLFGVVQAAIAGADSVNKLVTGADGAWTDDASVEAATTIQDWSSKGYITQGANGVSRDDALAQFEAGKSAFYIVGTWKQAAISQSMGDDAGFTTLTPKGADSPVTTGGEGLAWAVTTGSKHPDVAAAYIDFINNADAAKTFIDENSLPSVIPADYTPKPGLETDVFDTYGKVTSSGGLVPYLDYSTPTFYDTLTSAVQQLTDQQVTPQAFTEILQKDYSGFIGSK; from the coding sequence ATGAACGGCAAGAAACGAAACTGGACAGGAGTCATCGCCGTATCCATCGCGGTCGCACTCTCTCTTACCGCCTGCGCCCCCGGGGGCGCAGCGGCCCCCGCCGCATCGAGCGGACCCGTCTCGAAAGACGTGGCAGGCGCGGGAGACGTCACCCTCACCGTGTGGGATCAGAACACCGACGAGGGCATCACCGACGCGCAAGAGAAGCTGAACGCCGCGTTCAGCGCGAAATACCCGAACGTGAAGATCGACAGGGTCACCCAGTCGTTCGCCGACCTCAAGACCACCCTCAAGCTCGCGCTCTCCGGCGACAACCCACCCGACGTCATCCAGGCCAACCAGGGCTATCCCGACATGGGCGCCTTCGTCGAGGGCGGTCTCATCCGCTCGCTCAACGACTACGACGGCCTCTACGACTGGAGCTCGTACTACCCGCAGTCGCTGCTGAAGATCAACTCGTTCAGCGCCGACGGCAAGACCTGGCAGGGCGACAACCTCTACGGCGTCTCGCAGACCGGCGAGGTGGTGGGCATCTACTACAACAAGAAGATTTTGGCGCAGCTCGGTGTCGACGCCCCGACCACGCTCGACGAGTTCGAGGCCGACATGGCCGCCGCGAAGGCCGCGGGCATCCTGCCCATGGCCTACGGCGACATCGAGAAGAGCCCGGGCATCCACCTCTTCGGTGTGGTGCAGGCCGCGATCGCCGGTGCCGACTCCGTGAACAAGCTGGTCACGGGAGCCGATGGGGCGTGGACGGACGACGCCTCCGTCGAGGCGGCCACGACCATCCAGGACTGGTCGAGCAAGGGCTACATCACGCAGGGCGCCAACGGCGTCTCCCGCGATGACGCCCTCGCCCAGTTCGAGGCCGGCAAGTCGGCCTTCTACATCGTGGGCACCTGGAAGCAGGCCGCGATCTCGCAGTCGATGGGCGACGACGCCGGATTCACCACCCTCACCCCGAAGGGTGCGGATTCGCCGGTGACCACCGGCGGCGAGGGTCTGGCCTGGGCCGTCACGACGGGCTCGAAGCACCCGGATGTGGCTGCCGCCTACATCGACTTCATCAATAACGCCGACGCTGCGAAGACGTTCATCGACGAGAACAGCCTCCCCTCGGTGATTCCCGCCGACTACACCCCGAAGCCGGGGCTCGAGACCGACGTCTTCGACACCTACGGCAAGGTCACCTCGTCGGGCGGCCTCGTTCCGTACCTCGACTACTCGACGCCGACGTTCTACGACACGCTCACGAGCGCGGTGCAGCAGCTGACCGACCAGCAAGTGACGCCGCAAGCCTTCACCGAGATTCTGCAGAAGGACTACTCCGGCTTCATAGGCAGCAAGTAA
- a CDS encoding carbohydrate ABC transporter permease — protein MTVTTRLRSSETRTAGAAPSRTRRRRVASFKAFLYVAPALAFSLIFLIVPTLQTAWYSLYDWNGLSAATWAGVQNYIDIVQDEQLRDSFMHVGVLVVFYSFLPIAVALLLTMVISRAHALRGMSFFRTVLFLPQVIASVVVATTWLSIYSPNGLLNTLLRAIGLDSLTHVWLGDFNTALVSVGFVGTWLNVGLCLVLFLSGVGNVQPELFEAARLDGASGLQEFFGITLPALRGQITVALTLTVVSSLKTFDLVYITTRGGPGNSTSVPAFEAYNRAFNSGQVGSAASVAVVLTVGILLITALIGRLQPKDTE, from the coding sequence ATGACCGTCACCACTCGGCTCCGATCGAGTGAGACGCGAACGGCGGGTGCGGCTCCGAGCCGCACCCGCCGGCGCCGCGTCGCCTCGTTCAAGGCGTTCCTCTACGTCGCGCCGGCGCTCGCGTTCTCGCTGATCTTCCTCATCGTTCCCACCCTGCAGACGGCGTGGTACTCGCTCTACGACTGGAACGGGCTCAGCGCCGCCACCTGGGCGGGCGTGCAGAACTACATCGACATCGTGCAAGACGAGCAGTTGCGCGACTCGTTCATGCACGTCGGCGTGCTCGTGGTGTTCTACTCGTTCCTGCCCATCGCCGTGGCCCTGCTGCTCACGATGGTCATCTCGCGGGCCCATGCGCTTCGCGGCATGTCCTTCTTTCGCACGGTGCTGTTTCTGCCGCAGGTCATCGCCTCGGTCGTCGTCGCCACCACGTGGCTGTCGATCTACTCACCGAACGGCCTGCTTAACACGCTGCTGAGGGCCATCGGGCTCGACTCGCTCACCCACGTGTGGCTCGGCGACTTCAACACCGCGCTCGTCTCGGTGGGCTTCGTGGGCACCTGGCTCAACGTGGGCCTCTGCCTGGTGCTGTTTCTCAGCGGCGTCGGCAACGTGCAGCCCGAGCTGTTCGAGGCCGCGCGGCTCGACGGCGCGAGCGGCCTGCAGGAGTTCTTCGGCATCACCCTGCCTGCGCTCCGCGGTCAGATCACCGTGGCGCTCACCCTCACCGTGGTGTCGTCGCTCAAGACCTTCGACCTCGTCTACATCACCACCAGGGGAGGGCCCGGAAACAGCACCTCCGTCCCCGCCTTCGAGGCCTACAACCGTGCCTTCAACTCCGGCCAGGTCGGCTCCGCGGCGAGCGTCGCGGTGGTGCTCACCGTCGGCATCCTGTTGATCACCGCGCTCATCGGGCGCCTGCAACCGAAAGACACGGAATGA
- a CDS encoding carbohydrate ABC transporter permease: MKLSLGEKLVTYLVLVIFAAFALVPLLGVVITAVTPSSSTSGFRLPESIELGNFVEAWDRGHFAQYIVSSVIVTVTVIAVTTVLSVMAGFAFARLKFFGSNIVFFVLLAGLLLPAEAFIIPLYFNLRSAHVTDSYWALILPQIAQSLAFGIFWMRNQFMSFPGEVIEAARLDGATDLRTLWQIIVPPSIPSIMTMCLLVAMWTWNEFLIPLVMVTQDNLRTAPLGLAFFQGQHATDYSLLAAAGIIIAAPIVVLYFFLQRRFISGMLDGISSR; the protein is encoded by the coding sequence ATGAAGCTCTCGCTCGGCGAAAAGCTCGTCACCTATCTCGTTCTCGTCATCTTCGCCGCGTTCGCGCTGGTGCCACTGCTCGGCGTCGTCATCACCGCGGTCACGCCGTCGAGCTCCACGAGCGGCTTCCGCCTGCCAGAGAGCATCGAGCTCGGAAACTTCGTCGAGGCGTGGGACAGGGGCCACTTCGCGCAGTACATCGTCTCGAGCGTGATCGTCACGGTCACCGTGATCGCGGTCACCACCGTTCTCAGCGTGATGGCCGGATTCGCGTTCGCGAGACTCAAGTTCTTCGGCTCGAACATCGTGTTCTTCGTGCTGCTCGCCGGGCTGCTGCTGCCGGCCGAGGCGTTCATCATTCCGCTGTACTTCAACCTGCGCTCGGCGCACGTCACCGACAGCTACTGGGCGCTCATTCTGCCCCAGATCGCGCAGTCGCTGGCGTTCGGCATCTTCTGGATGCGCAACCAGTTCATGTCGTTCCCCGGCGAGGTCATCGAGGCGGCGCGGCTCGACGGCGCCACCGATCTGCGCACGCTCTGGCAGATCATCGTGCCGCCGTCGATTCCGTCGATCATGACCATGTGCCTGCTCGTCGCCATGTGGACCTGGAACGAGTTCCTCATTCCGCTCGTGATGGTGACGCAGGACAACCTGCGCACCGCGCCGCTCGGGCTCGCCTTCTTTCAGGGCCAGCACGCCACCGACTACTCGCTGCTCGCCGCGGCGGGCATCATCATCGCCGCGCCCATCGTTGTGCTCTACTTCTTTCTGCAGCGCCGTTTCATCAGCGGCATGCTCGACGGCATCTCGAGCCGATGA
- a CDS encoding acyltransferase domain-containing protein has translation MTREQRILDQLTPREAARAVTYDENTLFDLLAIDEADRADCARLLARSDDEVQVAPAVAALRRSFGSFNEITVDEPTQEPLVWLKAFFELTPQVVEWSRENDIPDQVVRDTLADVGRHLAISRRVTGEFGLQTWRWLTHHFTVRIFALGRLQFALQRATPTIVVDGVIAAGDWVLAVHIPESGPLTPALVDESLDAAKTFFAEHFPEHPVSVVTCDSWMLDPFLLDRVAPESNVGSFVRRFTPIGHSSDGHTDALYFVFRTRDLTRLDELPRDTSLQRAVLERFELGETWQVAWGYLLL, from the coding sequence ATGACGCGCGAGCAACGCATTCTCGACCAGCTGACACCCAGAGAGGCGGCACGGGCCGTGACCTACGACGAGAACACCCTGTTCGATCTCCTCGCCATCGACGAGGCCGATCGCGCCGACTGCGCTCGCCTGCTCGCCCGGTCAGACGACGAGGTGCAGGTTGCCCCCGCTGTGGCGGCACTCAGGCGCAGCTTCGGCAGCTTCAACGAGATCACGGTCGACGAGCCCACGCAGGAGCCGCTCGTCTGGCTGAAGGCGTTCTTCGAGCTCACGCCCCAGGTCGTCGAATGGAGCCGCGAGAACGACATTCCCGATCAGGTGGTGCGCGACACCCTGGCCGACGTGGGGCGGCACCTCGCCATCAGCCGCCGCGTCACCGGCGAGTTCGGGCTGCAGACGTGGCGCTGGCTCACGCACCACTTCACTGTGCGCATCTTCGCGCTGGGCAGGCTGCAGTTCGCCCTGCAGCGGGCCACGCCCACGATCGTGGTCGACGGCGTGATCGCCGCCGGAGACTGGGTGCTCGCGGTGCACATCCCGGAGTCCGGCCCGCTCACCCCCGCCCTCGTCGATGAGAGCCTCGACGCGGCGAAGACGTTCTTCGCAGAGCACTTTCCCGAGCATCCGGTCTCTGTGGTCACGTGCGACTCGTGGATGCTCGACCCGTTTCTGCTCGACCGAGTCGCCCCCGAGAGCAACGTGGGTTCGTTCGTGCGGCGCTTCACCCCGATCGGCCACTCGAGCGACGGCCACACCGATGCGCTGTACTTCGTCTTTCGCACTCGCGACCTGACCCGCCTCGACGAGCTGCCGCGCGACACGTCGCTGCAGCGCGCCGTGCTCGAGCGCTTCGAACTCGGCGAGACGTGGCAGGTGGCGTGGGGGTACCTGCTGCTGTGA
- a CDS encoding DUF3817 domain-containing protein translates to MPPVTTGRRTVTPETLFRVFALLETITWTMLIVAMLLKYVVGVGDWPVSIAGFVHGLVFIAYALLAAVVAVNQRWKLGLAALAVASAVVPYATIPMERWLARHGHLEGGWRTEATDDPRDARPLDRMFRWAIKRPLPLAAALLVALAVIMTTLLMVGPPGGK, encoded by the coding sequence ATGCCTCCCGTCACCACCGGCCGCCGCACAGTCACCCCCGAGACGCTGTTCCGGGTCTTCGCCCTTCTCGAGACCATCACCTGGACGATGCTCATCGTCGCGATGCTGCTGAAGTACGTGGTGGGAGTCGGCGACTGGCCCGTGTCGATCGCCGGCTTCGTGCACGGGCTCGTCTTCATCGCCTATGCCCTGCTGGCCGCGGTCGTCGCGGTCAACCAGCGCTGGAAGCTCGGCCTCGCGGCCCTCGCGGTAGCCTCGGCCGTCGTGCCCTACGCCACCATCCCCATGGAGCGCTGGCTCGCCCGGCACGGCCACCTCGAGGGCGGCTGGCGCACAGAGGCCACCGACGACCCACGCGACGCGCGCCCCCTCGACCGGATGTTCCGCTGGGCCATCAAGCGCCCGCTCCCCCTAGCCGCCGCGCTGCTCGTCGCCCTCGCCGTGATCATGACCACGCTGCTGATGGTGGGCCCTCCGGGCGGCAAGTAG